TCTCGAGTGATCAAGGCGAGTGGACAAGCAAGTCACTCGTGCTCGCGCCGATTGAACGCATAAAAAACAACAGCCCGTTGGAGTTTCTCCAGCGGGCTGTTTTCATTTAGTTATCGGTTTTGTTGACGTCAGTCTTCTGCGCGGCTTCCATCTCCGCACATCTTGACGATGCGGGGATCGAATTGCGCGACTGCGTCAACGAGGTCGGTTTGGGCTTTCATGACTTCGTGAATGTCCTTGTAAACCATCGGAACTTCATCCGATCCCGCCGACAGGACTTTGACACCCTTTTTGGCGAGATCGCTCCGCACATGGTTGAAGCGGTAGGTCGCGTTCGCCTGCTTTCGAGACATGACGCGTCCTGCTCCGTGCGAAGCGGAATGAAGTGACCGATCGTTTCCTTTTCCACGAACCACAAACGCTGGAGTTCCCATCGATCCCGGGATTACACCGAGGACACCCTCTCCCGCCGGGGTCGCTCCTTTGCGATGGACAATCACTTCAGTTCCGTTGTGGACCTCCTTCCACGCGAAGTTGTGATGGTTCTCAACCGTAGTCAACACGTTTGCATCTGCGTGTTTTGTCACCTCTTCGTGGATGACCGCATGATTCGCTGAGGCATACTCACCCATCAGGTTCATGGCCAGCCAATACTCCTGACCCGCTTCGGAATCAAGTTCCAACCAGGCGAGCTGACCGAACTCTTTGTACTGCGACGGCAACAGTTGCTGCGCAATCTTGCTGTACGTTGAGCAGACCGAATGACCCACCCCACGACTTCCGCTATGGCTCAGCAGTGCAGTGTAAGTTCCCGGTTTCAGTCCAAGATCGGATTCGTGAAGTGTCAGAGTTCCGAACTCGACGAAGTGGTTTCCGGATCCGGAAGTTCCGAGTTGCTTCCATGCTTTGTCCTTGTTCTGACGAGTAATCCGAGTCACCGACCAGTCCTCGTCCATCACGGAATGGTTCTTGCGCCGGTCCCAGCTCTTTCCGGTTCCGAACACAGTTCCCTTTTCAATGGCATTGGAAAGCCGACGGACTTGTGATTCCTCCCCGAAACGCTCAACCGGAATGTCGAGGATGGACAACTTCATTCGACACGCAATGTCGACACCGACTGCGTATGGACAGACCGCTCCCTCCAGGGCAAGCACACCACCAATTGGAAGTCCGTATCCAACGTGAGCATCCGGCATCAGAGCTCCGGCGACAGCATGCGGCAGCGAACATGCATCCCGCATTTGTCGATGCGAATTGTCGTCGATGAACTCGCTTCCCCAAACCGAATAGTCGATCTGATGTCGCTCGAAAGCTGGAGGAGCGCAGACGAGTTCGTTCGCGAACTCCCCGAAGACAGAATCACCGTCAAAGTCCGATGGGGAACTCACAACCTGCACGAGGCGATCAAGTGCTTCTTTCCCACTCATTCCGGATGAGACAGCTGCTTGAATTGCCTGGATCGCTGACTTCGCACACGACTCAGGGACACCAATTTTCTGTAATTGTCGACGGTTCATTCGAGCATCCTTTCGCTCAGATCTCTCGCCTTCGCGCGAGCAAACTCAATCTTCAGCGTAAGAAAAGAGAAGAGACAATCGCAGAGCCACTCAGAAAATAAATCGGCGAGAGACATTCACTCTGCGTGGCCCTCCTCGCTTTGACAACCCAGTCAAAGACGAAATGAATCTTGAGTTGGACACCGGACACGCTCACCAGAGCAGGAGTTCGGAAGAATGATCTAGCAACAATTCGTTTTCAGAGAATTCTTTCACGCAGGCTTTCTTCAGTCGCATAATGCTACGCAAAGAAATTCAATCAGCGTCGAGCCAGTTGTCGCCCTGTTTGCAGTCGATGACCAGCGGAACATCGAGGTCGAGGGCAGTTTCCATTTCGTGTCGAGCTAAGGAAATCAGGGAATCAACATCTTCAGCAGGAGCTTCGAAAACGAGTTCATCATGAATCTGCAAAAGCATCCGGGCGGAGTGTTTTTGTTTTTTTAATTGATTGAAGACGTTGATCATTGCCTGTTTGATCAAATCCGCAGCCGATCCTTGAATGACAGTGTTGACGGCGGTTCGTTCCGGAAGATTCAGGTTGCCCCACCGCTTCGGTCGAATGCCAGAGATCTCACGCCGTCGCCCTAAGATCGTGCGTGCGTAGCCCGACTCTTTACACTCATCCAGAACGCGGTCCATAAACTCCTGCACGGACGCGTACTTTGTAAAGTAATCGTCAATGAACTGAGCAGCTTCTTCTTTCGGAATCGAAAGAGCGGCAGCCAGGCCATAGGCGGATTGACCGTAAATCACGCCAAAGTTGACAGCTTTGGCGACTCGCCGTTGTGAAGAATCGACGTCTTCGACCGGAACGCCATAGACCTGTGCTGCAACGGTGCGATGAATGTCTTCGCCGTCGCGAAAGGCTCGCTGAAGTTCTTCGTCTTTGCAGAAATGGGCGAGCATTCTGAGTTCGATTTGCGAATAGTCGAGGCAGACAAGTTTCCAACCGGGTTGGCTCGGAACGAAGGCTTTGCGGATCATTTGTCCTTCGTCGGTCCGAATCGGAATGTTCTGAAGGTTTGGATCGCTCGAGCTGAGTCGGCCGGTCGCTGCTGTCGTTTGGCTGAAGGATGTGTGGATGTGACCGGTCGTCTTGTTGACCAGAGCAGGCAGGGCGTCGAGATACGTCCCTTTGAGTTTGGAAAGCTGTCGGTGTTCGATCAGCTTGGCGGGAAGCGGATGTTCATGAGCAAGTTTTTCAAGCACTTCCTGATCGGTGCTAAGGCCGGTCTTCGTCTTCTTGATGACGGGAAGTTTGAGGTCTTCGAAGAGCACTTTCGAGAGTTGCTTCGGTGAATCGATGTTGAAATTCGAACCGGCGATTGAGTGAATCTCTTCCACGAGTTGAGACAATCGAAGCGTCAGGTGATCGCTTTGTCGCTTGAGTTCCTCGACGTCAACTCGCACGCCATTCCATTCCATCTCAGCGAGCACTTTGATCAGTGGACGTTCGAGGTCCCAGTAGAGCCCCCACAGATTCTCTTCCTTCAGTTGCTCGCCGATGATTTCGGTCAATTGCCAGCAGACGTCGGCATCTTCGCTGGCGTACTCCGCCGCAGCATCGACATCGACCTCGAACATCTTCAGCTGTTTCTTGCCTTTCCCGATCAAGTCGCTGATGGGGATCATTTCCCGGTGAAGATACTTCTTCGAGATTTCATCCAGCTTATGAGTTCTGGCACCCGCATCGAGGAGATAATCCCCGATCATGGAATCGAGGCCGATCGTTGCGATTTCAACTCCGACGCGGCGCAGTACGAGGTAGTCATACTTGATGTTCTGGTTGACGATCGTTTTCGTGGGATCTTCGAGAATCGGTTTCAGGGCAGCGAGAACTTCGTCAGCGTTGAGTGTCGCAGAACCGGGTGGTCCATCGACTGGAAGATAAAACGACTGATGTGCTTTCCAGCAGAAGGCCCAGCCGACGATGTCTGCTTGCAGCGGGTCGACGCTTGTCGTCTCAAGATCGACGCAGAACTCATCCTCTTTTTGAAGGTCTTTGAGAAAGTCATTGAATTCCTTGGATGTCGAAATTGTCCTCCAGCTTCGACTTTCCACTTCAGGATCTGGGCCAGCACCTTTCTGAATTTCGGTTTCCATTTCGTTGGCGTAACGACGAAAACCAAAGTCCCGGAAGAGTTCGAGAAGTCGCTCATGGTCGGGAGCCTGCACTCGGCAGTCATCCCAAGACAGCTCGATCGGAAGATCCGTT
The sequence above is drawn from the Thalassoglobus sp. JC818 genome and encodes:
- a CDS encoding RtcB family protein; this translates as MNRRQLQKIGVPESCAKSAIQAIQAAVSSGMSGKEALDRLVQVVSSPSDFDGDSVFGEFANELVCAPPAFERHQIDYSVWGSEFIDDNSHRQMRDACSLPHAVAGALMPDAHVGYGLPIGGVLALEGAVCPYAVGVDIACRMKLSILDIPVERFGEESQVRRLSNAIEKGTVFGTGKSWDRRKNHSVMDEDWSVTRITRQNKDKAWKQLGTSGSGNHFVEFGTLTLHESDLGLKPGTYTALLSHSGSRGVGHSVCSTYSKIAQQLLPSQYKEFGQLAWLELDSEAGQEYWLAMNLMGEYASANHAVIHEEVTKHADANVLTTVENHHNFAWKEVHNGTEVIVHRKGATPAGEGVLGVIPGSMGTPAFVVRGKGNDRSLHSASHGAGRVMSRKQANATYRFNHVRSDLAKKGVKVLSAGSDEVPMVYKDIHEVMKAQTDLVDAVAQFDPRIVKMCGDGSRAED
- the polA gene encoding DNA polymerase I → MAETLYIIDTFSLVFQVFHAIRQPMTGTRGQPTNAVYGFTGDIQHLLKEKSPTHIICAMESATPQERVAIYTEYKANRDEMPDDLRPQIPMILDVVEGYGIPIVSYPGWEADDVIATVATRAAAEGMDVCVVTSDKDIRQLLSPKIKIYSIRKRSFFDEENLWDEWGVRPDQVIDFQSLVGDSVDNVPGVPLVGPKKAQMLLEKFETLDAVLENADQAPGKKLASNLKEFADQARMSKELVALKTDLPIELSWDDCRVQAPDHERLLELFRDFGFRRYANEMETEIQKGAGPDPEVESRSWRTISTSKEFNDFLKDLQKEDEFCVDLETTSVDPLQADIVGWAFCWKAHQSFYLPVDGPPGSATLNADEVLAALKPILEDPTKTIVNQNIKYDYLVLRRVGVEIATIGLDSMIGDYLLDAGARTHKLDEISKKYLHREMIPISDLIGKGKKQLKMFEVDVDAAAEYASEDADVCWQLTEIIGEQLKEENLWGLYWDLERPLIKVLAEMEWNGVRVDVEELKRQSDHLTLRLSQLVEEIHSIAGSNFNIDSPKQLSKVLFEDLKLPVIKKTKTGLSTDQEVLEKLAHEHPLPAKLIEHRQLSKLKGTYLDALPALVNKTTGHIHTSFSQTTAATGRLSSSDPNLQNIPIRTDEGQMIRKAFVPSQPGWKLVCLDYSQIELRMLAHFCKDEELQRAFRDGEDIHRTVAAQVYGVPVEDVDSSQRRVAKAVNFGVIYGQSAYGLAAALSIPKEEAAQFIDDYFTKYASVQEFMDRVLDECKESGYARTILGRRREISGIRPKRWGNLNLPERTAVNTVIQGSAADLIKQAMINVFNQLKKQKHSARMLLQIHDELVFEAPAEDVDSLISLARHEMETALDLDVPLVIDCKQGDNWLDAD